From the Nitrobacter hamburgensis X14 genome, one window contains:
- a CDS encoding type II toxin-antitoxin system RelE/ParE family toxin, with protein sequence MILNYRDKRTQAFAAGTLVREFQGFDRQAWKRLEILDAATSLDDLRGLPSNRLEALRGDRRGQFCIRINAQWRICFEWPQGAAGPSQVEIVDYH encoded by the coding sequence ATGATTCTGAACTACCGCGACAAACGGACCCAAGCCTTCGCTGCCGGCACGTTGGTCCGGGAGTTTCAGGGGTTCGACCGGCAGGCGTGGAAGCGCCTTGAAATCCTCGATGCCGCGACCAGCCTGGACGATCTGCGGGGCTTGCCCAGCAACCGTCTTGAGGCGTTGCGCGGCGACAGGCGCGGCCAGTTCTGCATCCGCATCAATGCACAATGGCGGATTTGCTTTGAATGGCCGCAAGGCGCTGCCGGGCCGTCGCAGGTCGAAATCGTGGACTATCATTGA